From Segatella copri, the proteins below share one genomic window:
- a CDS encoding TonB-dependent receptor produces MQKRLQLLLAMLAFVVTSAMAQITTSGISGKISSNGETVIGATVTATHQPSGTVYRAVTNVDGRYTIQGMRPGGPYKVSISYIGYKDKVFNNVSLNLGESQNLSCSLQEDAKQLQEVVVSGKAGLNGTKTGAAMSINAQQIADMPSISHSIADVARLNPQLTTNGQSGSMSFAGMNNRYNSFQIDGVMNNDVFGLTANGSNGGQAGSQPVSMETIDQIQVNIAPFDVRQGGFTGGAINAVTKSGTNDFHGSGYFYGNNQDLVGRHYKNMDGTYAQPYDDEKETLFGFTLGGPIIKNKLFFFANYENSEKSYPTQYTIDSPDVKFNPDLAKDLMSKIYDLANRQGYDYATSWADKDKNVKSQKAGLKLDWNINEFNKFSVRWSYVDAKQTLGLGGIATLNTTDHLYDFKSKTHSFSAELQSRISPNLSNEARVSYVRVRDERTSGQPAPSITIYKVGNGTMNIGNEYSSMANGLNQDIYTLEDNFTWYKGNHTLTFGTHNELYKFSNLFLQNLYGCYYFDTPDDFLNYYTGCGADGLGGDGKYIKNFYFTQANVEVTGNPRWAPEFSAAQLGFYVQDKWDVTDSFQLTYGLRMDMPLFFDTPTENAKFNEWAAGKGYGFKTNQKLASTPMWSPRVGFRWDIEKNRKYILRGGIGVFTGRIPFVWLSNNFTNTGVQTSSYSAKNNSAVQLIMDPNKQTLNADNLKATGSQLINVFDKDFKFTQTMRVNLGFDFNLLGIEWTAEGIFSKSLNDVYYKNLAYEESGKTLSQTSYMNWDNRPVYTKVADAKSFTNIYAMYNTSKGYSYSLSLSAAKHFAFGLDLNASYTFTHSESVSSMTSSVAQSNWRNTHTYRFSNNPELANSGYNVPHTVKASAFYHFNWGTNKLFTTTVGLIYQGQSGSPYSLVYSGDINGDNGTSNDLIFIPTDAQVDQMQFLGTDAYTAEQQRANLKQWLATTRYVKDHRGEYFERYGDNLPFESHFDFHFGQKFGIRTGKYVHALELTLDIMNVANLLNKDWGRTFSSGYNSEFVSPITYKGDGVFQFANPSDMPLKYPSSYYSRWRGQVGLKYTF; encoded by the coding sequence ATGCAGAAAAGATTGCAACTACTTCTGGCTATGCTCGCCTTCGTGGTGACTTCGGCAATGGCTCAGATTACCACTTCGGGCATTAGTGGTAAGATTTCTTCCAATGGCGAAACCGTTATTGGGGCTACAGTTACTGCTACACACCAGCCATCTGGTACTGTGTATCGTGCTGTAACAAATGTAGATGGTCGCTATACTATTCAGGGTATGCGTCCAGGTGGTCCTTACAAGGTAAGTATCTCTTATATCGGATATAAGGACAAGGTTTTCAACAATGTCAGTCTGAACTTGGGTGAAAGCCAAAATCTCTCTTGCTCTCTTCAGGAAGATGCCAAGCAGCTTCAGGAGGTTGTTGTTTCGGGTAAGGCTGGTCTGAATGGTACGAAGACCGGTGCGGCCATGAGTATCAATGCTCAGCAGATAGCTGATATGCCTTCTATCTCGCACAGTATTGCGGATGTGGCTCGCCTGAATCCACAGCTTACTACAAACGGACAGTCTGGCTCTATGTCATTCGCCGGTATGAACAACCGTTATAATTCATTCCAGATTGATGGTGTGATGAATAACGACGTGTTCGGTCTTACTGCTAATGGCAGTAATGGTGGTCAGGCAGGATCTCAGCCTGTTTCTATGGAGACTATTGACCAGATTCAGGTAAATATCGCTCCTTTCGATGTTCGCCAGGGTGGTTTTACCGGTGGTGCCATCAACGCGGTAACCAAGAGCGGTACCAATGACTTCCATGGAAGTGGCTATTTCTATGGGAACAACCAGGATTTGGTTGGTCGTCATTATAAGAATATGGATGGTACCTATGCTCAGCCTTATGATGATGAGAAGGAAACTTTGTTCGGATTTACGCTCGGTGGTCCAATCATCAAGAACAAACTCTTCTTCTTCGCAAACTATGAGAATTCAGAAAAGTCGTACCCAACTCAGTATACCATCGATTCTCCAGATGTTAAGTTTAATCCGGATTTGGCTAAGGACTTGATGTCTAAGATTTATGACTTGGCTAACCGTCAGGGTTATGATTATGCAACTTCATGGGCAGATAAAGATAAGAACGTGAAGAGCCAGAAAGCTGGTTTGAAGTTGGATTGGAATATCAACGAGTTCAACAAGTTCTCTGTACGTTGGAGTTATGTTGATGCTAAGCAGACGCTTGGTCTGGGTGGTATTGCTACATTGAATACTACCGACCACTTGTATGATTTCAAATCTAAAACTCATTCTTTCTCAGCAGAGTTGCAGAGCCGCATCTCTCCAAACCTGAGCAATGAGGCACGTGTATCTTATGTTCGTGTTCGTGATGAGCGTACTTCTGGTCAGCCAGCACCATCTATCACTATCTATAAGGTAGGAAATGGTACCATGAATATCGGTAATGAATATTCCTCAATGGCTAATGGATTGAATCAGGACATTTATACCCTCGAAGATAACTTTACATGGTACAAGGGTAATCATACACTGACATTCGGTACACATAACGAGCTTTATAAGTTCTCTAACCTCTTCCTTCAGAATCTCTATGGATGCTATTATTTTGATACTCCAGACGATTTCCTGAATTATTATACTGGTTGTGGAGCTGATGGCTTGGGAGGTGATGGTAAGTATATCAAGAACTTCTACTTTACACAGGCTAATGTTGAGGTTACCGGTAATCCTCGTTGGGCACCAGAGTTTAGTGCAGCTCAGTTGGGCTTCTATGTACAGGACAAGTGGGATGTGACAGACAGCTTCCAGCTCACCTATGGTCTCCGTATGGATATGCCTCTGTTCTTTGATACTCCTACCGAGAATGCTAAATTCAATGAGTGGGCAGCAGGTAAGGGATATGGTTTCAAGACCAATCAGAAACTTGCCAGTACACCAATGTGGAGCCCTCGTGTAGGTTTCCGTTGGGATATTGAGAAGAACCGCAAATATATCCTTCGTGGAGGTATCGGTGTATTCACTGGTCGTATTCCTTTCGTCTGGTTGAGCAACAACTTTACGAATACTGGTGTGCAGACATCTTCTTACTCTGCAAAAAATAATTCTGCTGTGCAGCTCATCATGGATCCTAACAAGCAGACTCTGAATGCAGATAATCTGAAGGCTACCGGTAGCCAGCTGATCAATGTGTTTGACAAGGATTTCAAGTTCACTCAGACTATGCGTGTTAACCTTGGTTTCGATTTCAATCTCCTGGGTATCGAATGGACTGCTGAGGGTATCTTCAGCAAGAGTCTGAATGATGTTTATTACAAGAACTTGGCTTATGAGGAGTCTGGTAAGACCTTGTCTCAGACCTCTTACATGAACTGGGATAACCGTCCTGTTTATACAAAGGTGGCAGATGCTAAGTCGTTTACCAACATCTATGCAATGTATAATACAAGCAAGGGCTACAGTTACAGCCTGTCTTTGTCTGCAGCTAAGCACTTTGCGTTCGGTCTTGATCTGAATGCATCTTATACATTCACTCACTCAGAGTCTGTAAGCAGTATGACCTCATCTGTTGCTCAGAGCAACTGGCGTAATACTCATACTTATCGCTTCTCAAACAACCCAGAGTTGGCTAATAGTGGTTATAATGTGCCTCATACAGTGAAGGCTTCTGCTTTCTATCACTTCAACTGGGGAACCAACAAGTTGTTTACCACTACAGTAGGTCTTATCTACCAGGGTCAGAGCGGTTCTCCTTACTCTCTCGTTTATAGTGGAGATATCAACGGAGATAATGGTACAAGTAATGACTTGATTTTCATCCCTACAGATGCGCAGGTAGACCAAATGCAGTTCTTGGGTACTGATGCTTATACTGCTGAGCAGCAGCGTGCTAATTTGAAGCAGTGGCTTGCTACTACTCGTTATGTGAAGGATCATCGTGGTGAGTACTTCGAGCGTTATGGTGATAACTTGCCATTCGAGAGTCATTTCGATTTCCACTTCGGTCAGAAGTTTGGAATCCGTACAGGCAAGTATGTACATGCTTTGGAACTGACTTTGGATATCATGAACGTGGCTAACCTCCTGAACAAGGATTGGGGCCGTACCTTCAGTAGTGGTTATAACAGCGAGTTTGTTTCTCCAATCACGTACAAGGGTGATGGTGTATTCCAGTTCGCTAACCCATCAGATATGCCTCTCAAGTATCCTAGCTCATACTACAGCCGCTGGCGTGGCCAGGTTGGTTTGAAGTATACATTCTAA
- a CDS encoding serine hydrolase domain-containing protein: protein MARRLRKKRIAIILLTFTAIVGWTTHSCVSRCTSASDKNKAADSLPKVHINDSISNALTEGKEYHEMDSVIERYLKRWEINGAQLVITRNDSLLYARGFGMADKERGIRMEPNMLMRFASVSKLITAVGIMKLQEMKKLKLNEKVFGEKGILRDTVYNNSIKDKRYYDITVEQLLRHQAGFNNYAGDPVSSTRYIMMQNHLKTPPDHPTLLKILLKRHLGYTPGEGKCYSNLGYMILSMIIEKKSGMKYENFMQKYVLQPAGCYDMHIAGTYLKDRRPNETKYYMHQGSIPVYEYNNSGRLVEKCYGDTDLPRLSGAGAWCGSTAELSRFIASIDGLPHVKDILSKKSIEFMTREQADHQYSIGWNYTPKSNKPWIRTGSLAGTSAIVLKYPDNQCWILITNTSTWKGHGFSNDTMAFFEKLRKKYMANMPKKDLFL, encoded by the coding sequence ATGGCACGACGACTAAGAAAAAAACGCATAGCAATCATATTGCTTACCTTTACAGCAATCGTAGGATGGACTACACACAGCTGTGTATCTCGCTGTACATCAGCATCAGACAAGAACAAGGCGGCAGATTCGCTCCCTAAGGTTCATATCAACGATTCCATCTCAAATGCCCTGACAGAGGGGAAGGAATATCATGAGATGGACTCGGTAATAGAAAGGTATCTCAAGAGATGGGAAATCAATGGAGCCCAACTCGTCATCACCCGCAACGACTCACTACTCTATGCCCGCGGATTCGGAATGGCGGATAAGGAACGAGGCATCAGAATGGAGCCTAACATGCTGATGCGCTTCGCCTCGGTATCGAAACTGATTACAGCCGTAGGTATCATGAAGTTGCAGGAGATGAAGAAACTCAAACTGAACGAGAAGGTGTTTGGCGAAAAGGGAATCCTGCGCGATACCGTTTACAACAACAGTATCAAGGACAAGCGATATTACGATATCACCGTAGAACAGTTGCTGCGCCATCAGGCAGGTTTCAACAATTATGCCGGCGACCCGGTATCTTCCACCCGCTACATCATGATGCAGAACCATCTCAAAACGCCACCTGATCACCCTACTCTGCTCAAGATTCTCTTGAAGCGCCACTTGGGTTATACTCCTGGCGAAGGCAAATGCTACAGTAATCTGGGCTACATGATTCTCTCCATGATTATAGAAAAGAAGAGCGGAATGAAATATGAAAACTTCATGCAGAAGTATGTGCTCCAGCCTGCCGGATGCTACGACATGCACATTGCCGGCACTTACTTAAAGGACCGCCGCCCCAACGAGACGAAGTACTACATGCACCAGGGCAGCATTCCTGTGTATGAATACAACAACAGTGGACGACTGGTAGAGAAATGCTATGGCGATACCGACCTCCCTCGCCTTTCAGGTGCAGGTGCCTGGTGTGGTTCGACTGCAGAGTTGAGCCGCTTTATTGCCAGCATCGATGGTTTGCCACATGTCAAGGATATCCTCAGCAAGAAGAGCATCGAGTTTATGACGCGCGAGCAGGCTGACCACCAATATTCTATCGGCTGGAACTATACACCAAAGAGCAACAAACCATGGATTCGTACCGGTTCGCTGGCAGGCACATCAGCCATCGTCCTGAAATATCCGGATAACCAATGCTGGATTCTCATTACGAATACATCTACATGGAAAGGCCACGGTTTCTCTAACGATACTATGGCTTTCTTCGAGAAACTGAGAAAGAAATACATGGCAAACATGCCAAAGAAAGACTTGTTCTTATAA
- a CDS encoding metallophosphoesterase, producing the protein MKKVLKKVLRSIFYIVVMSVLAFLPDFWLWHIGVSEWPLLLAILWWVPSLLLVLAEVGLQMGFFHKLSVRVLFTTILFSAFPKVVFILFDAFLPWFFALIPALGVMGWFAFGFIEGWKRLELKHITFTSPDLPPYFDGYRLVQITDFHLGSFPPGNDFVQKVVDATNNEEPDMILFTGDLVNNQASEVEPYLDTLGQLHASDGIYSIWGNHDYCEYGNNHSIGALKRNRRMLYGYQENLGWHQLMNEHHVVSHGMASIAVIGVENPGQPPFTNRSNLKKAMKGLNPDMFKILLSHDPHHWRREVVGKKIQLTLAGHTHAGQLKIGKWTPARMAFKEWGGAYRIGEQMLYVSSGIGGSFPFRLGAWPELTVITLKRDL; encoded by the coding sequence ATGAAGAAGGTATTAAAAAAGGTATTAAGATCCATATTCTATATAGTAGTCATGTCGGTTCTGGCATTCCTGCCCGACTTCTGGCTTTGGCACATCGGGGTGAGTGAGTGGCCTTTGCTGCTAGCCATCTTATGGTGGGTTCCCTCGTTGTTACTTGTTCTTGCCGAAGTGGGGTTGCAGATGGGGTTCTTCCATAAGTTGTCAGTCCGTGTACTCTTTACTACCATACTTTTCTCGGCATTCCCTAAGGTTGTCTTTATCCTGTTCGATGCATTTCTTCCTTGGTTCTTTGCTCTGATTCCTGCTTTGGGTGTAATGGGGTGGTTTGCCTTCGGCTTTATAGAGGGTTGGAAGCGGTTAGAACTGAAACATATTACCTTTACCTCGCCCGATTTGCCACCTTATTTTGATGGTTACCGTCTGGTACAGATTACCGACTTTCATCTCGGTTCGTTTCCTCCCGGCAATGATTTCGTGCAGAAGGTGGTGGATGCGACCAACAATGAAGAACCCGATATGATTCTCTTTACGGGCGATCTGGTCAATAACCAAGCCAGCGAAGTGGAGCCTTATCTGGATACGCTGGGGCAGCTTCATGCGTCAGATGGCATCTATTCTATCTGGGGAAATCATGATTATTGTGAATATGGCAACAATCATTCTATCGGCGCTTTGAAGAGAAACCGCCGTATGCTCTATGGTTATCAGGAAAATCTGGGGTGGCATCAGCTGATGAACGAACATCATGTGGTGAGTCATGGTATGGCATCTATCGCTGTAATAGGCGTAGAGAATCCCGGTCAGCCTCCTTTCACCAATCGCAGTAATCTGAAGAAAGCGATGAAGGGGTTGAATCCAGATATGTTTAAAATCCTCTTGAGTCATGATCCTCACCATTGGCGCAGAGAAGTAGTTGGTAAGAAGATACAACTTACTCTGGCGGGACATACGCATGCCGGACAATTGAAAATAGGTAAATGGACGCCTGCCCGCATGGCTTTCAAAGAGTGGGGCGGAGCTTACCGCATTGGTGAGCAGATGCTCTATGTATCATCGGGTATTGGTGGTTCTTTCCCTTTCCGCCTAGGCGCATGGCCTGAACTGACAGTTATCACGCTGAAACGTGATTTATAG
- a CDS encoding epoxyqueuosine reductase QueH produces MKIPVEEQYKYVKLTLPDGSKAEGQAVLLHACCAPCSAAIVECMLHNGMKPTVYFSNSNIYPQQEYDVRKHELKRFLEAQNVPYVEDEYDHQEWLSVIKGLEGEPERGSRCSVCFQFRLSHAAKYAQEHGFHLLTTTLASSRWKNIKQIDTAGHLAVEAYPDVEWWDMNWRKGGLQNRRGELLRINEFYNQLYCGCEFSMR; encoded by the coding sequence ATGAAGATTCCTGTAGAAGAACAATATAAATACGTAAAACTTACTCTCCCGGATGGAAGCAAGGCTGAAGGTCAGGCTGTCTTGTTGCATGCTTGTTGTGCACCTTGTTCGGCGGCTATCGTAGAATGTATGCTTCATAATGGTATGAAGCCTACTGTATATTTCAGTAACAGCAATATCTATCCTCAGCAGGAGTATGATGTACGCAAACATGAACTGAAACGATTTCTGGAGGCCCAGAATGTACCTTATGTAGAGGATGAGTATGATCATCAGGAGTGGCTTTCTGTTATCAAGGGTTTAGAGGGTGAGCCCGAGCGTGGCAGCCGTTGTTCTGTCTGCTTTCAGTTCCGCCTCTCTCATGCAGCCAAGTATGCACAGGAGCATGGATTTCACCTTCTTACTACCACGTTGGCATCTTCGCGCTGGAAGAATATCAAACAGATAGATACTGCCGGTCATCTTGCCGTTGAGGCTTATCCTGATGTAGAATGGTGGGATATGAATTGGCGGAAGGGCGGTTTGCAGAATCGCCGAGGTGAACTCTTGAGAATCAATGAATTCTATAATCAGTTATATTGTGGTTGCGAATTCAGTATGAGATAA
- a CDS encoding formate--tetrahydrofolate ligase, with protein MLTDIEIAKSVKMRPINEVAAELGIHEDQVENYGRYIAKITTDKIDTNKFKNHHLILVTAISPTKAGNGKTTVSVGLALGMQKIGKKAVVALREPSLGPCFGMKGGAAGGGYAQVLPMDKINLHFTGDFHAITEANNMISALLDNYRFQHEAEGFKLKKILWRRVMDVNDRGLRRIITGIGDKNGIETESGFDITPASEIMAIMCFATSIDDLRRRIDNILLGITEDDKPFTVKDMGVGGSIVALLLDALKPNLVQTTEGTPAFVHCGPFANIAHGCNSVMATAAALEYGDYAITEAGFGADLGAEKFYDIKCRKTGLQPDLTVLVVTLQALKMHGGVALEDIKKPNIAGMEAGYWNLDKHVKNLQSFGQTVVIAFNKFATDTDEEIEVLRKHCEEMGCGFAVNSAFAEGGNGAIELANLVVKTIDERPSAPLYFAYDDNDSVEEKIEKVAFNLYGAGSVTLSDSAKSMIEEIKKLGAEKFPICIAKTQYSFSTDAKAYGPTEGFELHVRDITVNMGAEMVVVIAGPIMRMPGLPKSPQAERIDVVNGEITGLS; from the coding sequence ATGTTGACAGATATTGAAATAGCTAAATCAGTAAAAATGCGCCCTATCAATGAAGTGGCAGCAGAACTTGGAATCCATGAAGACCAAGTGGAAAACTACGGCCGTTACATCGCTAAGATTACTACGGACAAGATTGACACCAACAAGTTTAAGAATCACCATCTCATCCTTGTGACAGCTATCAGCCCTACAAAGGCTGGTAATGGTAAGACTACGGTATCTGTAGGTCTCGCCCTGGGTATGCAGAAGATTGGCAAGAAGGCTGTAGTAGCACTTCGCGAACCATCTCTGGGTCCTTGCTTCGGCATGAAGGGTGGCGCAGCAGGTGGCGGTTATGCCCAGGTTTTGCCTATGGATAAGATCAACCTCCATTTCACTGGCGATTTCCATGCCATCACAGAGGCCAACAACATGATCTCTGCCCTTCTGGACAATTACCGTTTCCAGCACGAAGCAGAGGGTTTCAAACTCAAGAAGATTCTTTGGCGTCGCGTCATGGATGTGAACGATAGAGGTTTGCGCCGCATCATCACCGGTATAGGAGATAAGAACGGCATCGAGACAGAGTCTGGTTTCGATATTACGCCAGCTTCTGAAATTATGGCTATCATGTGTTTCGCAACAAGTATCGATGATCTTCGTCGCCGTATCGATAATATCCTCCTGGGCATCACCGAGGACGACAAGCCATTTACCGTAAAGGATATGGGTGTAGGTGGCAGTATCGTAGCTCTCCTTCTCGATGCTTTGAAGCCAAATCTGGTTCAGACAACAGAGGGTACACCAGCATTTGTTCATTGCGGTCCTTTTGCCAACATTGCTCATGGCTGCAATTCCGTCATGGCTACTGCTGCTGCTCTTGAGTATGGCGACTATGCTATTACAGAGGCAGGATTCGGTGCAGATCTCGGTGCAGAGAAATTCTATGACATCAAATGCCGCAAGACAGGTTTGCAACCAGACCTCACTGTTCTCGTTGTTACCCTCCAGGCGTTGAAGATGCATGGTGGTGTAGCTCTGGAAGATATCAAGAAACCAAACATCGCTGGTATGGAAGCCGGTTACTGGAACCTCGACAAGCACGTAAAGAACCTGCAGAGCTTTGGTCAGACTGTAGTGATTGCATTCAATAAGTTTGCAACCGATACAGATGAAGAAATTGAAGTATTGCGCAAGCATTGCGAGGAGATGGGTTGCGGTTTCGCAGTAAACAGCGCCTTTGCCGAAGGTGGAAACGGTGCCATTGAACTTGCCAACCTCGTAGTAAAGACCATTGATGAGCGTCCATCAGCCCCTCTCTATTTTGCTTACGATGATAACGATAGCGTTGAGGAGAAGATAGAAAAGGTTGCATTCAATCTTTACGGAGCAGGCAGCGTGACATTGAGCGATTCTGCCAAGTCAATGATTGAAGAGATCAAGAAGCTGGGTGCTGAAAAGTTCCCTATCTGTATTGCCAAGACTCAGTACAGTTTCTCTACCGATGCCAAGGCATACGGTCCTACAGAAGGTTTCGAACTCCACGTTCGCGACATCACCGTAAATATGGGTGCCGAGATGGTTGTAGTCATCGCTGGTCCTATCATGCGTATGCCGGGCTTACCAAAGAGCCCACAGGCTGAGCGCATTGATGTAGTAAACGGTGAGATTACAGGTCTTTCTTAA
- a CDS encoding thiamine phosphate synthase: MNKSLALAHFQTSFQFITHQNERFSYLEGAYLALIGGCDWVQLRMKGATDEEVEPIARKLKLACEGAGATFILDDRVELVKKLQIDGVHLGKNDMPVDEARKLLGDEFIIGGTANTFDDIRRLHEQGADYIGCGPFRYTTTKEKLSPVLGIEGYRQIIEQMRENKISLPMVAIGGLTPDDIDPLAELGIGVAMSGTILNAENPVTMTRQIHEKCFGLCLENFNHFFENQ; this comes from the coding sequence ATGAACAAGTCTTTAGCATTAGCTCATTTTCAGACGAGCTTTCAGTTTATCACGCATCAGAACGAGCGCTTCTCTTATCTCGAAGGAGCCTATCTGGCACTTATCGGAGGATGTGATTGGGTTCAGCTTCGCATGAAGGGGGCTACCGATGAAGAGGTAGAGCCTATAGCCCGTAAGTTAAAGTTGGCTTGCGAGGGTGCCGGTGCAACCTTTATCCTCGACGACCGTGTAGAACTGGTGAAGAAGTTACAGATAGATGGTGTACATCTTGGAAAGAATGATATGCCGGTTGATGAGGCACGTAAGCTCCTGGGTGATGAATTCATTATTGGAGGAACAGCCAATACATTTGATGATATTCGTCGTTTGCATGAACAGGGGGCTGACTATATCGGTTGCGGTCCGTTCCGCTATACTACTACCAAGGAGAAACTCTCTCCGGTGTTGGGTATAGAAGGTTATCGCCAGATTATTGAGCAGATGAGGGAGAATAAAATCTCTCTGCCTATGGTAGCCATCGGAGGCTTGACTCCAGACGATATAGATCCGCTTGCAGAATTGGGCATCGGTGTGGCAATGAGCGGTACCATCCTGAATGCGGAGAACCCTGTTACCATGACGCGTCAGATTCATGAGAAGTGCTTCGGATTATGTCTCGAAAATTTCAATCATTTCTTTGAGAATCAGTAG
- the pflB gene encoding formate C-acetyltransferase: MKTEWRGFKGNMWQSEVNLRDFIQNNYTCYDGDESFLAEPTQATNTLWGMLKELQKEERAKGGVLDMETEIVSGLTAYGAAYIGEGTKDLEKVVGLQTDKPLKRAFMPYGGIKMAEQACTTYGYQPSEKLHEIFHKYCKTHNDGVFDAYTPEMKLVRHNHILTGLPDTYGRGRIVGDYRRVALYGIDFLIEEKKNDLANMGDREMIDEVIRLREEVAMQIKALKGLKEMAQLYGYDISQPAKNAREAVQWLYFGYLGAVKTQNGAAMSVGRISTFLDIYIQRDLNEGTLTEDEAQELIDHLVMKFRMVKFARIPSYNELFTGDPVWATLEVGGMGQDGRSMVTKNDFRFLHTLENMGPSPEPNLTVLYSSRLPKAFKHYASLISVKTSSIQYENDDVMRPVWGDDYSICCCVSATQTGKEMQFFGARANLAKCLTYAVSGGVDSKTREQCGPKYRAVEGDVLTYEEFMPRFMDMMDWLAGVYVKTLNLIHYMHDKYFYEAAELALIDTDVRRTFATGIAGFSHVVDSISAIKYAKVNIVRDETGFPLSFKTEGDFPRYGNDDERADEIAVWLLKTFMNMIKKHHTYRNSEPTTSILTITSNVVYGKYTSNMPDGRPAGAPLAPGANPSYGAEKNGLLASLNSVAKLPYEYALDGISNTQTISPGALGHNDEERAQTLVGVLDGYFNQGSHHLNVNVFGIDKLKDAMEHPEKEEYQNFTIRVSGYAVKFIDLTREQQLDVIARQAHERL; the protein is encoded by the coding sequence ATGAAAACAGAATGGAGAGGTTTCAAAGGAAACATGTGGCAGAGTGAAGTGAATCTTCGTGATTTCATTCAGAACAACTACACTTGTTATGACGGCGATGAGTCGTTCCTTGCAGAACCAACTCAGGCAACTAACACCCTTTGGGGTATGTTGAAGGAACTCCAGAAGGAGGAGCGCGCCAAGGGTGGTGTGCTTGATATGGAAACAGAAATCGTTTCAGGATTGACAGCTTACGGTGCTGCTTATATCGGTGAAGGTACAAAGGATTTGGAGAAGGTAGTTGGTCTGCAGACCGATAAGCCTTTGAAGCGTGCCTTCATGCCTTACGGTGGTATCAAGATGGCGGAGCAGGCTTGTACAACATATGGCTATCAGCCATCTGAGAAGCTCCACGAAATCTTCCACAAGTATTGCAAAACTCATAATGATGGCGTATTCGATGCTTATACTCCAGAGATGAAGCTCGTTCGCCATAACCACATTCTTACCGGTCTTCCTGATACTTATGGTCGTGGACGTATCGTAGGTGACTACCGTCGTGTAGCCCTCTATGGTATCGACTTCCTCATCGAGGAGAAGAAGAACGACCTCGCTAACATGGGCGACCGTGAGATGATTGACGAAGTTATCCGTCTTCGTGAAGAGGTTGCTATGCAGATTAAGGCGCTCAAGGGCTTGAAGGAGATGGCTCAGTTGTATGGTTACGACATCTCTCAGCCTGCCAAAAACGCTCGTGAGGCTGTTCAGTGGTTGTACTTCGGTTACCTCGGAGCTGTGAAGACTCAGAATGGTGCTGCGATGTCTGTAGGCCGTATCTCTACATTCCTCGACATCTATATCCAGCGCGACTTGAACGAGGGTACTCTTACCGAGGATGAGGCTCAGGAGCTCATCGACCACTTGGTAATGAAGTTCCGTATGGTTAAGTTCGCCCGTATCCCTTCTTACAACGAGCTCTTCACCGGCGACCCAGTTTGGGCTACTCTCGAGGTAGGTGGTATGGGGCAGGATGGCCGCTCAATGGTTACCAAGAACGACTTCCGTTTCCTCCACACATTGGAGAACATGGGTCCTTCACCAGAGCCAAACCTCACTGTACTCTATAGCTCTCGCTTGCCAAAGGCATTCAAGCACTACGCTTCTCTCATCTCTGTAAAGACAAGCTCTATCCAGTATGAGAACGACGATGTAATGCGCCCAGTTTGGGGTGACGACTATAGCATCTGCTGCTGTGTATCTGCTACACAGACAGGTAAGGAGATGCAGTTCTTCGGTGCCCGTGCCAACTTGGCTAAGTGCTTGACCTACGCTGTATCTGGCGGTGTTGATTCAAAGACACGTGAGCAGTGCGGTCCTAAGTATCGCGCCGTTGAGGGTGATGTGTTGACATACGAGGAGTTCATGCCACGTTTCATGGATATGATGGACTGGTTGGCTGGCGTTTATGTGAAGACATTGAACCTCATCCACTACATGCACGATAAGTACTTCTACGAGGCAGCAGAGTTGGCGCTCATCGATACAGATGTTCGTCGTACTTTTGCTACAGGTATTGCTGGTTTCAGCCACGTGGTTGATTCTATCTCAGCTATCAAGTATGCCAAGGTAAACATCGTCCGTGATGAGACCGGTTTCCCTCTCAGCTTCAAGACCGAGGGCGACTTCCCACGTTACGGTAACGATGATGAGCGTGCTGATGAGATTGCAGTATGGTTGCTCAAGACCTTCATGAACATGATCAAGAAGCATCATACATACCGCAATTCTGAGCCTACTACATCTATCCTGACTATCACATCAAATGTAGTATACGGTAAGTACACCAGCAACATGCCTGATGGTCGTCCAGCCGGTGCTCCATTGGCTCCAGGTGCTAACCCATCTTACGGTGCAGAGAAGAACGGTCTTTTGGCTTCATTGAACTCAGTAGCTAAGTTGCCATACGAGTATGCTCTTGATGGTATCTCTAATACTCAGACCATCAGTCCAGGTGCTCTCGGTCACAACGATGAGGAGCGTGCCCAGACATTGGTAGGTGTATTGGATGGTTACTTCAACCAGGGTTCTCACCACCTGAACGTGAACGTATTCGGTATCGACAAGCTCAAGGATGCTATGGAGCACCCAGAGAAGGAAGAGTACCAGAACTTCACCATCCGTGTAAGTGGTTACGCAGTTAAGTTCATCGACTTGACACGTGAGCAGCAGCTCGACGTAATCGCTCGTCAGGCTCACGAGAGACTCTAA